A window of the Miscanthus floridulus cultivar M001 chromosome 14, ASM1932011v1, whole genome shotgun sequence genome harbors these coding sequences:
- the LOC136503124 gene encoding uncharacterized protein → MYEVPNKIKGVDILTDHVLVLILRRLTIRSLCSCKCAYRSRNHLISDVEYRKELPQIIAGFFYRTWKGKCHFTSITDEHPSLSFLPFPIHDVVILDCCSGLILCWCFGCCYVVCNLATNKRLLLPNNLRSCGKAERSLFGFGN, encoded by the coding sequence ATGTACGAGGTCCCCAACAAGATAAAGGGAGTGGACATCCTCAcagaccatgtcttggtcctcatcctccGCCGCCTCACCATCCGCTCCTTGTGTAGCTGCAAGTGTGCCTACCGCTCCAGGAACCACCTCATCTCAGACGTCGAGTACCGAAAGGAGCTGCCCCAGATTATTGCTGGATTCTTCTATCGCACCTGGAAAGGCAAAtgccacttcaccagcatcaccgatgaacacccctccttgtccttcttgcccttccccattcatgATGTCGTCATCTTAGATTGCTGCAGCGGcctcatcctctgctggtgttttGGGTgttgctatgttgtctgcaatctggCGACAAACAAAAGGTTGCTACTGCCGAATAACCTCCGTTCTTGTGGCAAGGCTGAAAGgtctttgtttggttttggtaattga